The Marasmius oreades isolate 03SP1 chromosome 11, whole genome shotgun sequence genome includes a region encoding these proteins:
- a CDS encoding uncharacterized protein (BUSCO:EOG09260NXC): MSDLEDHTAFDQDDEREHEERDKREEEDDHEQPRRRKYGDDEEDEDDEEDEEDEEEEVRSGKKGKKRIKRRHKRDSAARFLDVEAEVSSDDEGDEDEGDFGNDDFIETNDHIEDDSTRRHHALLDSRRQFDEDEDKSPEQIARDLSQRYRRTAVRYTGDMNEIPQRLLMPSVHDASLWQVRVKPGKEKDIVISLMRKAIEVEHTRPLQILSAFERDSLPGMIYVEARSSQQVMQACIGLVGVYPSRGIHLVPIEEMASLLQIKKQEATVQLHSWVRIRRGKYQGDLAQVVDVDNIEEIGVRFIPRIDLNPRDDGTAGGLDAKKRKKAATGATGALRPPQRLFNFEEVVKVHGRGAVSKRNQVYVFQGDTFKDGFIEKDFKPSALITEDVNPTLDEITHFSRKTDGAVGDSMVDLSIIAEASRKQAVAVLQPGDHVEVFEGEQAGVHGVVEEISQDVVTITPVGMDIEGQKVDLPARSVRKRFKPGDHVKVMAGKNTDETGLVVSVTDNVVTFLSDMTMQEVSVFSKDLREAAEVGASTNIIGDYELHDLVQLDPQTVGVIFKTERDSFRVLDQNGQVRLVRPHQISMRRDSNRAIATDAEGHELRINDNMKEVDGEGRKGRILHIHQSFFAFLHNRDVVENGGVFVARARSLVSLAPKGSLIKLAPGADLSKMNPALVAPTGGMVGSGNMGRGPRDRLVGVDVTVIKGPHKGYNGTVKDTNGAVARVELNTGNKIISIEKAKLHRRLPNGKTEPVEGPGASWGRNNSMGPPSSVPNRTPNPYSATAGAGGRTPGWGGGRTPGWGGGRTPNPYADSRTPAWNASSRTPNPYQTPAWNASSRTPNPYAADGGRTPAWQPSSRTPNPYAANGGATPARNANTGTSSWGGATPGRNTWGSGSGSDGWGGATPASRPDWSSEVWNAPTPASAPTPATAPTPAAYTAPTPALSAFSYGTGGMGLSAPTPGVFPETPGTMNFEELGRVPYSPGEDWILDTQIKPFYNRLKVTVHDTIRAGYLEGAYENRTAVVLTASRAGEGFDQTAYVRFVDDGKGEERSIMMKYLIPFVPDTVDEEAVVIYGQRRGELVKVRQRPDGSDTIEMVVVESVGTNGAAFWECQKDWMCALTR; the protein is encoded by the exons ATGTCGGATCTGGAAGATCACACTGCATTTGATCAAGATGATGAACGGGAGCACGAAGAACGAGAtaaaagggaagaagaggacgaccATGAGCAACCACGACGGCGAAAATAtggtgacgatgaggaagacgaggatgatgaagaggacgaggaagacgaggaagaagaggtgcGAAGTGgaaaaaagggaaagaagagaatAAAG AGGAGACATAAGCGCGACAGTGCTGCAAGATTCTTGGATGTTGAGGCTGAAGTCAGCTCAGATGATGAaggggatgaagatgaaggcgaTTTTGGAAACG ATGATTTTATTGAAACAAATGATCATATTGAGGACGACTCAACCAGGAGACACCATGCACTGCTCGACTCTAGGCGGCAGtttgacgaagacgaggatAAAAGCCCAGAACAAATAGCTCGCGACCTTAGTCAACGTTATCGAAGAACTGCTGTGAGATATACGGGAGATATGAATGAGATTCCTCAGCGGTTGCTTATGCCAAGTGTTCACGATGCTAGCTTGTGGCAAGTGAGGGTGAAA CCTGGTAAAGAAAAAGATATTGTCATCAGTCTCATGCGAAAGGCCATAGAAGTCGAACACACGCGACCCTTACAGATCCTGTCCGCTTTCGAACGTGATTCGCTCCCTGGCATGATTTACGTTGAGGCTCGTTCTTCTCAACAGGTTATGCAAGCATGCATCGGCCTTGTTGGCGTTTACCCCAGTCGCGGAATTCATCTCGTTCCAATTGAAGAAATGGCCAGTTTGCTGCAAATCAAGAAGCAAGAGGCAACCGTGCAGTTACACAGTTGGGTACGAATACGAAGGGGCAAGTATCAGGGGGACCTGGCACAGGTTGTTGATGTGGACAATATTGAGGAGATTGGAGTCAGATTCATTCCCCGGATTGATCTCAATCCAAGGGACGACGGAACCGCTGGAGGCTTGGAtgcaaagaagagaaagaaagctgCGACGGGAGCAACGGGCGCCCTGAGACCTCCTCAGCGACTTTTCAACTTTGAAGAGGTAGTGAAGGTTCACGGGAGAGGAGCAGTCTCCAAACGGAATCAGGTCTATGTGTTCCAAGGGGATACCTTCAAAGACGGATTTATCGAAAAGGACTTCAAACCGAGTGCTCTGATAACAGAAGATGTGAACCCCACACTGGACGAAATCACCCATTTCTCAAGGAAAACCGATGGAGCTGTTGGAGATAGTATGGTGGACTTGTCTATCATCGCTGAAGCGTCGAGGAAGCAGGCAGTGGCGGTTTTGCAGCCTGGCGATCATGTCGAGGTATTCGAAGGAGAACAAGCCGGTGTACATGGTGTAGTAGAAGAAATCTCGCAGGACGTTGTCACTATTACACCTGTGGGCATGGATATTGAAGGACAGAAAGTGGACCTACCGGCAAGAAGCGTCAGGAAGAGGTTCAAACCAGGAGACCACGTCAAAGTGATGGCTGGAAAAAATACAGATGAGACCGGTCTTGTCGTTTCAGTTACGGATAACGTGGTGACCTTTTTATCGGATATGACTATGCAAGAG GTTTCCGTTTTCTCAAAAGACTTGCGTGAAGCCGCCGAGGTCGGAGCGAGTACAAATATTATCGGAGACTACGAGTTACACGATTTAGTTCAACTGGA TCCCCAGACAGTCGGTGTCATATTCAAGACGGAGCGAGATTCTTTCCGTGTGCTGGATCAAAATGGGCAAGTTCGCCTTGTTCGTCCCCACCAAATATCCATGCGGCGTGACTCCAACCGTGCGATTGCTACTGACGCTGAAGGGCACGAATTGAGAATCAACGATAACATGAAAGAAGTCGACGGTGAA GGTCGAAAAGGTCGTATCCTGCATATCCATCAATCCTTCTTTGCTTTCTTGCACAACCGAGATGTGGTTGAAAACGGCGGAGTATTTGTTGCCCGCGCTCGTTCTTTGGTTTCACTGGCACCAAAGGGTAGCCTTATCAAGTTGGCTCCTGGGGCAGACCTGTCCAAGATGAATCCAGCACTCGTGGCACCCACTGGAGGCATGGTAGGATCAGGTAACATGGGACGAGGACCGAGAGATCGACTTGTTGGTGTCGATGTGACTGTGATCAAGGGACCTCATAAGGGATATAATGGAACTGTCAAAGACACCAACGGAGCTGTCGCCCGTGTAGAGCTCAATACCGGGAACAAAATCATCTCGATAGAAAAAGCAAAATTGCACCGTCGATT GCCTAATGGCAAAACAGAACCCGTCGAGGGGCCAGGTGCCTCCTGGGGACGAAACAACTCGATGGGCCCGCCGTCGTCAGTACCGAACCGGACACCGAACCCTTATTCAGCAACAGCAGGAGCGGGTGGCCGGACTCCCGGCTGGGGTGGAGGACGAACGCCAGGTTGGGGCGGAGGACGTACACCAAACCCATACGCTGATTCCCGAACACCAGCTTGGAATGCTTCATCTCGAACACCCAATCCATATCAGACTCCGGCGTGGAACGCGTCTTCACGAACACCGAATCCATACGCCGCCGATGGTGGGAGAACGCCTGCCTGGCAACCTAGTTCTAGAACACCGAATCCCTACGCAGCAAATGGTGGTGCAACACCGGCAAGGAACGCGAATACAGGGACCTCCAGCTGGGGTGGTGCTACTCCAGGGAGGAACACGTGGGGTTCTGGAAGTGGTTCCGATGGGTGGGGTGGTGCAACGCCTGCTAGTAGGCCAGACTGGTCTTCCGAAGTCTGG AATGCGCCAACACCAGCATCTGCGCCAACGCCAGCAACGGCTCCAACACCCGCCGCGTATACAGCGCCGACACCTGCTTTGTCTGCCTTCTCATACGGAACTGGAGGGATGGGATTGTCCGCGCCTACACCTGGTGTTTTCCCAGAGACACCTGGTACGATGAACTTTGAGGAGCTTGGTCGAGTACCATACT CACCGGGCGAAGACTGGATCTTGGATACACAGATCAAACCTTTCTACAACCGACTCAAAGTCACCGTTCACGACACCATACGCGCCGGTTACCTGGAAGGTGCATACGAAAACCGTACAGCTGTCGTCCTCACGGCCTCTCGTGCTGGTGAAGGCTTTGATCAGACCGCTTATGTGAGGTTTGTCGATGATGGGAAAGGCGAGGAGAGGTCGATTATGATGAAATATTTGATACCGTTTGTACCCGATACGGTGGACGAGGAGGCAGTAGTTATCTATGGACAGCGGCGGGGAGAGCTCGTGAAGGTGAGACAGCGGCCTGATGGAAGTGATACGATTGAGATGGTGGTCGTGGAAAGTGTGGGGACCAATGGGGCTGCGTTTTGGGAGTGTCAAAAGGATTGGATGTGCGCACTCACGAGGTGA